TGACGCCCTCCGGCCAGATGATGCCCTTGTCGTCGTGGCTCGCCTCGATGATCGCGCCCAGCAGCCGCGACACGCCGATCCCGTGCGAGCCCATGTGCACGGGCACGCGGCTGCCGTCGGCGGTTACCACGGTCGCACCCATCGGCTCGGAATACTTGGTGCCGAAATAGAAGATCTGGCCGACCTCGATCCCGCGCGAGGTGCGGCGGCGCTCCTCGGGGATCTGGTTGAAGATCGCCTCGTCATGCGTCTCGTCGGTTCGGGCGTAGGGGGTCGTCCATTCCTTGACGATGGCTTCGCATTCCTCGCGGCTGTCGAAGTCCACCACGCGGTCGCCGAACTTCAGGTCGGTGATGGCCGCGTCATAGAACACCTCGGACTCGCCGGTCGAGGCGAGCACGAGGAACTCGTGCGTGTTGTCGCCGCCGATCGGGCCGGAGGCCGCGCGCATCGGGATCGCCTGCAGGCCCATCCGCTCGTAGGTGCGCAGGTAGCTCACCATGTGGCGGTTGTAGGCGTGGATCGCGCTGTCGAAGTCGAGGTCGAAGTTGTAGCCGTCCTTCATCAGGAACTCGCGCCCCCGCATCACGCCGAAGCGCGGCCGGATCTCGTCGCGGAACTTCCACTGGATGTGGTAGAGCGTCAGCGGCAGGTCCTTGTAGCTGTTCACATGGGCGCGGAAGATGTCGGTGATCATCTCCTCGTTCGTCGGCCCGTAGAGCATCTCGCGCTTGTGGCGGTCGGTGATGCGCAGCATCTCCTCGCCATAGTCGTCGTAGCGCCCGCTCTCGCGCCAGAGGTCGGCGGGCTGCAGCGTCGGCATCAGAAGCGGGATGTGGCCGGCGCGGATCTGCTCCTCGTGGACGATCTGCTCGATCCGGCGCAGGACCTTGAAGCCCATGGGAAGCCACGAATAGATCCCC
This portion of the Rhodobacter sp. CZR27 genome encodes:
- the proS gene encoding proline--tRNA ligase; this translates as MRLSRYFLPVLKENPSEAQIVSHRYMLRAGMIKQQAAGIYSWLPMGFKVLRRIEQIVHEEQIRAGHIPLLMPTLQPADLWRESGRYDDYGEEMLRITDRHKREMLYGPTNEEMITDIFRAHVNSYKDLPLTLYHIQWKFRDEIRPRFGVMRGREFLMKDGYNFDLDFDSAIHAYNRHMVSYLRTYERMGLQAIPMRAASGPIGGDNTHEFLVLASTGESEVFYDAAITDLKFGDRVVDFDSREECEAIVKEWTTPYARTDETHDEAIFNQIPEERRRTSRGIEVGQIFYFGTKYSEPMGATVVTADGSRVPVHMGSHGIGVSRLLGAIIEASHDDKGIIWPEGVTPFRVGIVNLKQGDSSTDLACEGLYRDLAAKGLDPLYDDRDERAGAKFATMDLIGLPWRITVGPRGIANGKVELTCRRTGESEEMSTGAAVDRIAQIYAGI